A genomic region of uncultured Methanobrevibacter sp. contains the following coding sequences:
- a CDS encoding phage terminase large subunit: MKITLKSLKENWMNYRVDFKSTVIDNPYIPHKPFLNQVHFLTHPSEELLYGGQAGGGKSDALLMSALQYVSEPDYSALILRKTYQDLSRPNAIMDRANKWLSTHDELHWNSNTKTWTFPSGATLSFGYLAHNNDLDQYQGAELQFVGFDELTQFPENQYTYLHSRLRKLEDSDVPIRMRAGTNPGGRGHDWVKDRFIKDDAPNPFIASSYLDNIFLDREQYGHQLDKLDELTKLQLKYGDWDAVLKEGLLIRRERLNSALISYENTYKTWQPTFSAIGIDPASTGSDKFAMSCLVYFNNGKLVLVDLDATPSAFPEERLRNFIIRNSKWNPYVVNFEQEPGSDSTYALKHWQGVLKDLIAKYGLIVKKTQSSNSKYNRARPTANLIRQDRLYFDNRINPDRLRSLFNQYVYIHPDKEIMKEYPSPDELDSLGYAFMEIQNVIRL; this comes from the coding sequence ATGAAAATTACTTTAAAGAGCTTGAAAGAGAATTGGATGAATTATAGAGTGGATTTCAAATCAACAGTGATAGACAATCCGTATATACCACATAAACCATTTCTAAATCAGGTTCATTTTCTAACTCACCCCAGTGAAGAATTACTTTATGGAGGACAGGCCGGAGGTGGAAAGTCTGATGCTCTCCTAATGTCAGCATTGCAGTATGTTAGTGAACCTGACTATTCAGCTTTAATCCTAAGGAAAACATATCAGGATTTATCTAGACCTAATGCTATCATGGATAGGGCGAATAAATGGCTCTCCACTCACGATGAGTTACATTGGAACAGTAATACAAAGACTTGGACATTCCCAAGTGGAGCCACATTGAGCTTTGGATATCTAGCCCATAATAATGATCTCGACCAGTATCAAGGTGCAGAGCTACAATTCGTGGGATTCGATGAGCTTACACAATTCCCTGAAAATCAATATACTTATCTCCACAGTAGATTGAGGAAACTTGAAGATAGTGATGTTCCAATTAGAATGAGAGCAGGGACAAACCCAGGAGGACGAGGTCATGACTGGGTGAAAGATAGATTCATTAAAGATGATGCCCCAAATCCTTTCATTGCTTCCAGCTATTTAGACAATATATTTTTGGATAGAGAACAATACGGTCATCAGCTAGACAAACTTGATGAATTAACAAAGCTTCAGCTAAAATATGGTGATTGGGATGCAGTTCTCAAAGAGGGATTATTAATTAGAAGAGAGAGATTGAATAGTGCCTTAATATCATATGAGAACACCTACAAGACTTGGCAACCAACTTTCAGTGCTATCGGAATTGACCCAGCAAGTACAGGTTCTGATAAATTTGCTATGTCCTGTCTAGTGTACTTTAATAATGGAAAATTGGTATTGGTAGACTTAGATGCCACACCTTCAGCTTTTCCTGAAGAAAGATTAAGAAACTTCATAATAAGAAATTCTAAGTGGAATCCATATGTAGTGAATTTTGAACAAGAACCAGGAAGTGATTCTACATATGCCCTCAAACACTGGCAAGGAGTATTAAAGGATTTAATAGCTAAATATGGATTAATAGTGAAGAAAACACAATCAAGTAATTCTAAGTACAATAGAGCAAGACCTACTGCGAATCTCATTAGACAAGATAGATTGTATTTTGATAATAGAATTAATCCTGATAGATTAAGAAGTTTATTCAATCAATATGTTTATATTCACCCTGATAAAGAAATAATGAAAGAATATCCATCTCCAGATGAATTAGATAGTTTAGGATATGCTTTTATGGAAATACAAAATGTAATAAGATTATAA
- a CDS encoding radical SAM/SPASM domain-containing protein, with amino-acid sequence MKRTNRQTKPHNAVIELTYGCNRRCKLCFRQVRHLKRDEYYFMTLSTAKKIADSLKVFEPMRLQFDYRGEPLLNPNWRKILGLFRKTLPKSQIHLITNGDFLDIATAKEFFEVGGNILSVDCYDGTFDERVEYYKSNKYFKVHIDGETDFKPYERHNPNTTHEMVLIPDNFAVNKKGLRTWNNLAGNLDFKSASKLGYEPLEKPLFKPCILPFKDLVIRYNGDIRLCCLDGENNASIFGNIHNTDIEEFWYNNRRLNLIRTLLYNKLRIHPPCNRCDYGVGGVFSFIPKYKAIPEDKIERLKEKYY; translated from the coding sequence ATGAAAAGGACAAACAGACAGACTAAACCTCACAATGCGGTGATAGAACTGACATATGGGTGTAACCGTAGATGCAAGTTATGTTTTCGGCAAGTAAGACATCTCAAAAGAGATGAATATTACTTTATGACATTGAGTACTGCTAAAAAGATTGCAGATAGTCTGAAAGTATTTGAACCAATGAGGTTGCAGTTCGATTACAGAGGAGAACCATTATTGAATCCTAATTGGAGAAAAATCTTAGGATTATTTAGAAAAACCTTGCCAAAATCACAGATTCATCTGATAACAAATGGAGATTTTTTAGATATTGCAACTGCAAAGGAATTCTTTGAAGTAGGTGGAAACATCTTATCTGTGGATTGTTACGATGGAACTTTTGACGAGAGAGTTGAATATTACAAATCCAACAAATATTTTAAAGTACATATTGATGGAGAAACAGACTTCAAACCTTACGAAAGACATAATCCAAATACCACACACGAAATGGTTTTAATTCCTGATAACTTTGCAGTAAACAAAAAAGGATTGAGGACTTGGAATAATCTTGCTGGAAACTTAGATTTCAAAAGTGCTTCAAAATTAGGTTATGAACCTCTTGAAAAACCATTGTTTAAACCTTGTATACTCCCATTTAAAGACTTGGTGATAAGATACAATGGAGATATCAGATTATGTTGTTTAGATGGAGAGAATAATGCCAGTATCTTTGGCAACATTCATAATACTGACATTGAAGAGTTTTGGTATAACAACAGGAGATTAAATCTCATTAGAACTTTGTTGTATAACAAATTAAGAATTCACCCTCCTTGTAATCGCTGCGACTATGGAGTAGGAGGTGTTTTCAGTTTCATTCCAAAGTATAAGGCAATACCTGAAGATAAGATTGAGAGATTGAAAGAGAAATATTACTGA